From a region of the Vidua macroura isolate BioBank_ID:100142 chromosome 3, ASM2450914v1, whole genome shotgun sequence genome:
- the GPATCH11 gene encoding G patch domain-containing protein 11, producing MEGEEEEDYMSDLFIKQDVRPGLPMVRRVKEAIQKEEKQKEANEKNRQKSIKEEEKERRDLVLKSALGNENKGFALLQKMGYKSGQALGKSGEGIVEPIPLNIKTGRSGLGHEELKKRKAEEKLENYRQKLHMKKQANEQAADQFRVRFKTKQEERKMEGDLRKSQRACQQLDTQKDIDIPKETWFWIEPEEEDRKDEEDKEDECKGADLSVSEKLHILTAYLREEHFYCIWCGTTYEDSEDLSSNCPGDSAADHD from the exons AtggagggagaagaagaagaagactATATGTCCGATTTATTTATTAA GCAGGATGTCAGGCCAGGCTTGCCCATGGTGAGGCGGGTAAAGGAAGCtattcagaaagaagaaaagcaaaaagaagccAATGAGAAGAACAGAcaaaaaagcataaaagaagaagaaaaagagagacgTGACTTGGTACTGAAAAGTGCATTGGGCAATGAGAACAAAGGCTTTGCTTTGCTCCAGAAGATGGGCTACAAGAGCGGCCAGGCCCTTGGCAAAAGTG GAGAAGGCATTGTTGAACCTATTCCTCTAAACATAAAAACAG GCAGAAGTGGGCTTGGTCACGAGGAATTAAAAAAGcgaaaagctgaagaaaaactggaaaactaTAGACAAAAACTCCATatgaaaaaacaagcaaatgaaCAAGCTGCAGATCAGTTCAG AGTAAgattcaaaaccaaacaagaagaACGTAAGATGGAAGGGGACCTGCGAAAAAGCCAGAGGGCCTGCCAGCAATTAGATACACAAAAA GATATTGATATTCCCAAGGAGACTTGGTTTTGGATAGAACCTGAAGAGGAAGACAGAAAGGATGAGGAAGACAAGGAAGATGAATGCAAAGGTGCAGACTTAAGT GTATCAGAAAAGCTACACATCCTGACAGCCTATTTGAGAGAGGAGCACTTCTATTGCATCTGGTGTGGAACAACCTATGAAG ACTCTGAAGATTTATCTTCAAACTGTCCTGGAGACAGTGCTGCAGATCATGACTAA